One segment of Streptosporangium brasiliense DNA contains the following:
- a CDS encoding acyl-CoA dehydrogenase family protein, which translates to MSFPLYALPEEHEMLRETVRALADEKIAPRAAEADETGEFPWDVYKALVAADLHAVHVPEEYGGAGADALATVIVIEEVARACASSSLIPAVNKLGTVPLLLSASEEVKQRYLAPVARGEAMFSYALSEAEAGSDAAAMKTRAVADGDHYVLNGAKMWITNAGVSEYYTVMAVTEPGAGARGISAFVVEKGDEGVSFGPKERKLGIKGSPTRQVILEDVRIPASRMIGEPGTGFKTALATLDHTRITIAAQALGIAQGALDYAVGYVKERKQFGKAIADFQGVQFMVADMAMKLEAARQLTYAAAAKSELAMHGEPQKDLTFFSSAAKCAASDAAMEITTDAVQLLGGYGYTSDYPVERMMRDAKITQIYEGTNQIQRMVMARQLLK; encoded by the coding sequence ATGAGCTTCCCTCTCTACGCGCTGCCCGAAGAGCACGAGATGCTCCGGGAGACCGTCCGCGCCCTTGCCGACGAGAAGATCGCCCCTCGCGCCGCCGAGGCCGACGAGACGGGGGAGTTCCCCTGGGATGTCTACAAGGCGCTCGTCGCCGCCGACCTGCACGCCGTGCACGTCCCGGAGGAGTACGGCGGGGCGGGGGCCGACGCCCTCGCCACCGTCATCGTCATCGAGGAGGTGGCGCGGGCCTGCGCGTCGTCCTCGCTGATCCCGGCGGTCAACAAGCTGGGGACGGTCCCGCTGCTGCTGTCGGCGTCCGAGGAGGTCAAGCAGCGCTACCTCGCGCCGGTCGCCCGGGGTGAGGCGATGTTCTCCTACGCCCTGTCCGAGGCCGAGGCGGGCAGCGACGCCGCCGCGATGAAGACCCGCGCCGTGGCCGACGGCGACCACTACGTGCTCAACGGCGCCAAGATGTGGATCACCAATGCCGGGGTGTCGGAGTACTACACGGTGATGGCCGTGACCGAGCCCGGAGCCGGGGCCAGGGGCATCTCCGCGTTCGTCGTGGAGAAGGGCGACGAGGGCGTCAGCTTCGGCCCCAAGGAGCGCAAGCTCGGCATCAAGGGCTCGCCGACCCGCCAGGTCATCCTGGAGGACGTGCGCATCCCCGCCTCGCGGATGATCGGCGAGCCGGGCACCGGTTTCAAGACCGCCCTGGCCACCCTGGACCACACGCGCATCACGATCGCCGCCCAGGCGCTCGGCATCGCCCAGGGCGCGCTGGACTACGCGGTCGGCTACGTCAAGGAGCGCAAGCAGTTCGGCAAGGCCATCGCCGACTTCCAGGGAGTCCAGTTCATGGTCGCCGACATGGCGATGAAGCTGGAGGCCGCCCGGCAGCTCACCTACGCCGCGGCCGCCAAGTCCGAGCTGGCCATGCACGGCGAGCCGCAGAAGGACCTCACGTTCTTCTCCAGCGCCGCCAAGTGCGCCGCCTCCGACGCCGCCATGGAGATCACCACCGACGCCGTCCAGCTCCTCGGCGGCTA
- a CDS encoding UDP-glucose dehydrogenase family protein — protein MAYRLTMVGTGYLGATTSACMAELGFEVLGVDVDAEKIARLQAGDLPIYEPGLEEVLRRNLANGRLRFTTSYEEAAAFGDVHFLCLGTPQKPGEYGADVSYLDTAIESLAPHLKRECLVLGKSTVPVGTAQRLADKLARLAPIGPGAELAWNPEFLREGFAVKDTLYPDRIVLGVASDRAEKIMREVYAPMLEQGTPIVITDYPTAELVKVAANAFLATKISFINAMAEVCEASHADVKQLSLALSFDDRIGGKFLNPGLGFGGGCLPKDIRAFMARAGELGADQALTFLREVDAINMRRRARMVDLARELAGGSFHGCTVAVLGAAFKPNSDDIRDSPALDVAVKISEQGGRVTVYDPVAQENARRAHPELSYGDSALDAARDAHVVLLLTEWQEFIELDPEALGAVVAARKIVDGRNALDAETWRASGWHYRALGRP, from the coding sequence GTGGCCTACCGCCTGACGATGGTGGGAACCGGATACCTGGGTGCGACGACGTCCGCGTGCATGGCGGAGCTGGGCTTCGAAGTCCTCGGCGTCGACGTCGACGCGGAGAAGATCGCCCGGCTGCAGGCCGGGGATCTGCCCATCTACGAGCCCGGTCTGGAAGAGGTCCTCAGGCGCAACCTCGCCAACGGGCGACTGCGCTTCACCACCTCCTACGAGGAGGCCGCCGCCTTCGGCGACGTGCACTTCCTCTGCCTCGGCACCCCGCAGAAACCCGGCGAGTACGGAGCCGACGTCTCCTACCTGGACACCGCGATCGAGTCGCTGGCCCCCCACCTGAAACGCGAGTGCCTGGTCCTGGGCAAGTCCACCGTCCCCGTGGGCACCGCCCAGCGCCTGGCCGACAAGCTGGCCCGGCTGGCCCCCATCGGTCCGGGCGCCGAGCTGGCCTGGAACCCCGAGTTCCTCCGCGAGGGCTTCGCCGTGAAGGACACCCTGTACCCCGACCGGATCGTGCTGGGTGTGGCCTCCGACAGGGCCGAGAAGATCATGCGCGAGGTGTACGCCCCCATGCTGGAGCAGGGCACCCCGATCGTGATCACCGACTACCCGACCGCCGAGCTGGTCAAGGTCGCCGCCAACGCCTTCCTGGCCACCAAGATCTCATTCATCAACGCGATGGCCGAGGTCTGCGAGGCCTCGCACGCCGATGTCAAGCAGTTGTCGCTGGCGCTCTCCTTCGACGACCGCATCGGCGGCAAGTTCCTCAACCCGGGCCTGGGCTTCGGCGGCGGCTGCCTGCCCAAGGACATCCGCGCCTTCATGGCCCGCGCCGGGGAGCTGGGCGCCGACCAGGCGCTCACCTTCCTGCGCGAGGTGGACGCGATCAACATGCGCCGCCGGGCCCGCATGGTCGACCTGGCCCGCGAGCTGGCCGGCGGCTCCTTCCACGGGTGCACGGTCGCCGTGCTCGGCGCCGCCTTCAAGCCCAACTCCGACGACATCCGCGACTCCCCCGCCCTGGACGTCGCCGTCAAGATCAGCGAGCAGGGCGGCCGGGTCACCGTCTACGACCCCGTCGCCCAGGAGAACGCCCGCCGGGCCCATCCCGAGCTCTCCTACGGCGACTCCGCCCTGGACGCCGCCCGGGACGCCCACGTGGTGCTGCTGCTGACCGAGTGGCAGGAGTTCATCGAGCTCGACCCGGAGGCGCTCGGCGCCGTCGTCGCCGCGCGCAAGATCGTCGATGGCCGCAACGCCCTCGACGCCGAGACCTGGCGCGCCTCGGGCTGGCACTACCGCGCCCTCGGCCGCCCGTAG
- a CDS encoding YdeI/OmpD-associated family protein → MPEDLALALARNPVAEEFFATLDSRNRYTVVYRVQEAKKAETRARRIEQYVTMLAEHRKIYP, encoded by the coding sequence GTGCCCGAAGACCTGGCGCTCGCCCTGGCGCGGAACCCCGTCGCGGAGGAGTTCTTCGCGACGCTCGACAGCCGCAACCGCTACACGGTCGTCTACCGCGTGCAGGAGGCCAAGAAGGCCGAAACCCGGGCGCGCCGTATCGAGCAGTACGTCACGATGCTGGCCGAGCACAGGAAGATCTATCCCTGA